GCCTGGGAGCGCGTTGCCGAGCTGGTCAGCGAAACGGATTTCTACCGCCACGATCACCGTCTGATTTTCCGCGCGCTGGTACGGTTGGCCGGGCGCAATCAGCCGTTTGACGTCGTTACTCTGGCCGAGGATCTGGACCGTGAAGGATTGATCGACCAGGTAGGTGGTCTGGCCTACCTGGGCCAATTGGCCAAGAATACGCCATCGGCAGCCAATATCAGTGCCTATGCGCAGATCATCCGCGAGCGCGCGACCATGCGCCAGCTGATCAGTGTCAGTACCGAGATTACCGATACCGCTTTCAACCCCAAGGGCATGCAGCCCAATGAAGTGCTGGACGATGCCGAGCGGAAGATTTTCGCGATTGCCGAGAGCCGCCCCAAGACCGGGGGGCCGGAGCCGGTCAATACGCTGCTGACCAAGGCCATCGACCGTATCGACACGCTGTTCAACAGCGAAGGTTCGATCACTGGCTTGTCCACCGGCTTTACTGATCTCGATGGTATGACCTCCGGTCTGCAACCGGCGGATCTGGTTATCGTCGCGGGTCGTCCGTCCATGGGCAAGACCACCTTCGCCATGAACCTGGTGGAAAATGCGGTGATGAACAGCGACAAGGCAGTGCTGGTGTTCTCGTTGGAGATGCCAGGTGAATCGCTGATCATGCGTATGCTGTCGTCGCTGGGTCGAATCGATCAGACCAAGGTCCGCTCCGGTCGCCTGGATGATGAAGATTGGCCGCGGCTGACCTCGGCGGTGAACCTGCTGAACGACCGTAAACTGTTCATTGATGATACTGCCGGTTTGTCCCCCATGGAGATGCGTGCACGGGCGCGGCGGGTGGTGCGTGAGCACGGCGATCTGGGCTTGATCATGATCGACTACCTGCAGCTGATGCGCATCGGTGGTGCCTCGTCGGAAAACCGGACCAACGAGATTTCCGAGATTTCCCGCTCGCTCAAGGCGCTGGCCAAGGAGTTCAACGTCCCGGTCGTCGCGCTGTCGCAGCTCAACCGCTCGCTGGAGCAACGCCCGAACAAGCGTCCGATCAACTCGGACCTGCGTGAATCGGGCGCCATTGAGCAGGATGCCGATGTCATCATGTTTGTCTACCGGGATGAGGTCTATCACCCCGACACCCAGGACAAGGGTATCGCCGAGCTGATCATCGGCAAGCAGCGTAACGGCCCGATCGGCACCTGCCGGATGGCCTTCATTGGTAAATACACCCGATTTGAAAACCTCGCACCCGGTTCATACCAGGGTTACGGGGAGGAGTAGGTAATGGCCCTCAGTATGCCGGCGGCAAGACCGCTGTTCGATCATCCCCGTTATTGGGCCGAGTGCTTCGGACCGGCACCTTTTCTGCCGATGAGCCGAGCGGAAATGGACCAGCTTGGCTGGGACAGCTGCGACATCATCATCGTCACCGGCGACTCCTATGTGGATCATCCATCCTTCGGCATGGCCATCATCGGCCGTCTGCTCGAGGCGCAGGGTTTCCGGGTCGGCATGATCAGCCAGCCGGACTGGCGCAGCAAGGATGACTTCATGCAGCTGGGCAAGCCGAACCTATTCTTCGGAGTCGCTGCCGGCAACATGGATTCGATGATCAACCGTTATACGGCTGATCGCAAGATCCGCTCCGACGATGCCTATACCGCGGGCGGCAAGGCCGGCAAACGTCCTGACCGAGCCAGTCTGTCCTATTGCCAGCGCTGCCGCGAGGCCTACAAGGATGTGCCGGTGGTTCTCGGGGGCATCGAGGCATCGCTGCGACGCATTGCCCATTACGACTACTGGCAGGACAAGGTCCGTCCATCACTGCTGATCAATACCAAGGCCGACATCCTGATCTACGGCAATGCCGAGCGGGCCGTGGTCGAAGTAGCCCACCGTCTGAGCCGGGGCGAAAGCGTCACCAGCATGACGGACATTCGTGGCACGGCATTCATCCGCAAGGACACTCCGGAAAGCTGGTTCGAACTGGACTCCTCCCGGGTCGACCGCCCCGGTCGCGTCGACAAGATCATCAATCCCTACGTCAATACC
Above is a genomic segment from Halopseudomonas litoralis containing:
- the dnaB gene encoding replicative DNA helicase; this translates as MNDQIYAARPELDLQTTALKIPPHSIEAEQAVLGGVMLENTAWERVAELVSETDFYRHDHRLIFRALVRLAGRNQPFDVVTLAEDLDREGLIDQVGGLAYLGQLAKNTPSAANISAYAQIIRERATMRQLISVSTEITDTAFNPKGMQPNEVLDDAERKIFAIAESRPKTGGPEPVNTLLTKAIDRIDTLFNSEGSITGLSTGFTDLDGMTSGLQPADLVIVAGRPSMGKTTFAMNLVENAVMNSDKAVLVFSLEMPGESLIMRMLSSLGRIDQTKVRSGRLDDEDWPRLTSAVNLLNDRKLFIDDTAGLSPMEMRARARRVVREHGDLGLIMIDYLQLMRIGGASSENRTNEISEISRSLKALAKEFNVPVVALSQLNRSLEQRPNKRPINSDLRESGAIEQDADVIMFVYRDEVYHPDTQDKGIAELIIGKQRNGPIGTCRMAFIGKYTRFENLAPGSYQGYGEE